From Procambarus clarkii isolate CNS0578487 chromosome 65, FALCON_Pclarkii_2.0, whole genome shotgun sequence, one genomic window encodes:
- the LOC138354895 gene encoding uncharacterized protein, with amino-acid sequence MSRYNSTTKNMLKAEREEELSESSFFWNQRKHDSLARVLASRFCKAKEAAELIRKELADLSLDEKQLLIWIAELTNLAQSLNKRSVSQNDVQKGIELVCDSIRTKKSHISSVAGMLKLMYKLGTDKTNRNLLVFLFSLCITLLSL; translated from the exons AGCGTGAAGAAGAACTTAGTGAATCTTCATTTTTTTGGAACCAACGTAAACATGACTCTTTAGCTCGTGTTCTAGCTTCAAGATTTTGTAAG GCAAAAGAAGCTGCAGAGTTAATAAGAAAGGAGTTAGCTGACTTATCTCTTGATGAAAAACAACTTCTCATCTGGATTGCAGAGTTAACCAACTTAGCCCAGAGTTTAAATAAAAG ATCAGTTTCTCAAAATGATGTTCAAAAGGGGATAGAGTTAGTATGTGACTCAATTAGAACCAAGAAATCCCACATATCCAGTGTAGCAGGTATGTTAAAGCTTATGTATAAGTTAGGGACTGATAAAACAAACAGAAATCTTTTAGtgtttctcttcagcctttgcatcactctcttaagcctctga